The genomic DNA ATGTTTGATTTTTGATATTGTATATCGATTAAGTTTGATATAGAGTAAAATTATGATTAGTCACCTTACTTATTGGTGAGGAACTAAaagagaaatttataaaaatttgtgagtgaaatataattaaaaaatcatcctaaattttggagataatAGTTGACAGGAACAGCAGCAGGGCATTACATAAACGAGCTCTTGCTATGGATGGATTGAGGAGGACTAGGCATGAACAGCCAACAAAACAAAGGTCTGAAATACTGTTAAAAGGGGTAAGCCTCTAACCCAAAGGACCATAGTCCTCCACATAGACACGATGGCCATTGCAAAGCTTCCCCAAAATTCTGCCTAGCTGTCATACTTACtacatacaaaattaattaagcttCCCACAATCCATAATCGACAACAATATATAGTTAATAAGTTTCATCAGAAGCCAGAAGCcagaaattaaatatttaagtcTTAAGTGATCAGTTGGAAGGGACATGGTAGTATTTGCCTTTGCACATGCATCTGTAAACAATGGGGCAAGACTCCGTGGAGCACTTGAAGCTCACCATCACCCTCTTGCACGGAAAGCAGGAACCGCATGCGTGCGAGCAATCTGGCAAGCTCGACCCGGTTGGGTACAGTTCCATTCCCAGCTCTTCCTTTAATCCACCCCCATTAATCTGTCATTTACACATTAATTGCTTAACTAATTAATGGAGGTTTtagaaaaacatatataataaattacgAAACCCAAGAAACCAGACCTCGGAGTACTGCATGGGATTTTCAAGAGCATCTCCTCTCTGAGTAGCTTTTCCGTTGAAGGTGCTTGAACTAtctaaagaaattaaagaagcTTGAAACTcagaatcatcatcatcatatatacacacacacatttatttGTATAGAAGTAGGTAGTTGCTTAATTTAATGGCTGATGATTTGTTCCAAAGTAATAGAATTCAAATTCACCACATTGctcttatataatatatagcaTTACCATTCCGACAAAAAACATCTGAAACGGGGTGTATAATCTGTAGACTTTACAAGAATTAATAAACCATTTTAAAAGTATGGATAATGGGTTTTTGTGCTGACCAATAGGGGGACTGgacaaaataaaaagtcaaaagaaTAAATGTTTCTACCTAGTGAAAATAAAGGATAAAAGCTTCTcttttaaaaaacataattagAAACTCATTGTATATTGACTTGTCACTACCAAAAGACAAGCGTTGTTTTATGGCCGTCTTTTTGCGAACAGTTTGTCCTGACACTACATATAAACACGCTGAAATAAAAAAACCACTGTAAACAGATAGAAGTTGTGCGTAATTGAAAGCGATGATTTGATGAGCTTACAATGGTGAGGCCTGAGAGAGTGAGCAACTGCAAGCACCATGAAAAGGATTGCAACggtggtgaagaagaagaagaatggtggaataataatatttgtattgCTCTTCTTCATATCTCTGTACTCTATTAGTTAATTTGCAGTACTGTTCTTCTTCTGGAAGCTTTGAAGAGATGGAGCCCTGATCATATAACAAATTCAGGGGCCAAGAAACACAAGGGTTTTTGGCTTTGAAGGAATCTCAGTGATGTTATAACTGGCTGGCATAGAATTGTATGCatgaatatgtgtatatatatatatatatggaagtaaatataataaatgtggAAGTACATCTGATGCACTTCACATGATCCTTGGCCACTTTTTTAAAGTTTCTCACATGTTTTCTTGAGGCCTCCAAAATTTCATACTTCAAATTTCATTCATATAAATGCAAACtgcatattaattaaatcaaccAAATTATTAATCTTATATGTATAGTCCAAACTCATGCACccttagttatatatatatatatatattcataaccCTTTTCTGGGTCATGATAACAGATTAAccatttgattaattaataatcatacCATCTTTGGGATTTGAATTGATCAGTGGAATTTAGAAAAGGGATTATTGGGCGCCatcattaatatttataaaagttatttataATTACGTGTGCTTCTGTATAAAATTCTGTTTAGGGCAAATTTGAACGTAGGCTTCAAAAGAGGAGGGAGAGTTCACGGGGGATGTGGGCATGGATGAAGATTGAAGAGAATTGGTGACAGAGAGACAGATATGAATTGAAGGCAGCCTGCCATAAACGTGAAGTTCAGACTTGGGCTTAAATGAACCTTTGCCGCTCACTCGCTCACTCAAATTGCTTCTTCCAGGCCTTTATGAAGCTGATATATGTATTTTTCTGCGATGATGTATACATACATCTTCAaactaataaatttatagtgccATCTTCACCAATCGTGCTGTTCCACGTGGCAATATCATCaaactaataaattttactttatatatagGGGATAATGCTCCTCTGCGTGGACTTCTAATCTTTAGGCGAAAGTACTAAACCAAACGATACCGTTTTGAATAAAAATGCAcgccacttttttttttttcctcgcCAAAACCCATTTTTCGTCCAAAGCTGTGCCATCCTCCATTGCCTTTCGGATCAACGCTACCCAAAATCTCAGCCTTTTTCTTCCACTCACCCCCTGTCGCCATCGGTTGACAGTGATAGTGAAGCCACCCACCCCCCGTTTGTATCCCTCTGTTCTCGTTCTCTGCTTCGTCTTCATTTTCGCTCAAGTGTTTAGCTCCCGTCACCATGAAGAAGCCGAACAACCCTCTATTCTCATCCTTTGCTTCGTCTTCGTTTTCGCACAAGCACCCAGATCCAGTTGTTGTGAAGAATAAGCCGGCCAACCATTTACGCCGTGAAAAAGAAGTTGCACCAGCCATCCGCTATTGTGTTGAGAAGGAGATTGAGAATGGTGTAAAAATGAATTCCGAAATTAATTTTTCCCTTGCGCAGTTTAgttgttttttgaaaaatttcaataCATTAATGGTTTTGGTTATGAAGCCTCTATTGGAAAGTAATTTTTTGGTCTCAGTGTAACGACCCCTTAGTAGATTTagagaatttataaaaaatttattacctATGTCATGTTTTAGGAGCATCATTGGAATTAAAGGttggaattaattatttttatatgaggatattaattgttagatttaatatttgaaatactgggattaagaggccattagcaAAAAAGTTACATTAGtggaattattatttttggaatCAATGTATGGTGAATAGTTAAAGAATGATTGTGTGAATAATGAATTTGTGCCAAGGGTTAAAAGGCCCAATAGAATTGAAgagttgaaatttatttataaattgggTTGAGCCTATTGGGTTTGAAATGAATtaaatatgtgtgtgttattttatttggggcCTAAAATGGAAGTgagtcattttatttaattgggccATTGATTTGGGCTTGGCTCGTGTGTATAAAATGTggcattataattaaatgaaaatgagaaatgtggcaaatgacaaaaatgggCATATTGTGTTTGAAAAAGGTGAGGGCAAATGGAGAATTTCATAATttgagagaataaaaaaaagagaaaagaaaaaacaaatgatGTAAAATGGCCAAAATGGGCATAAAATATTGTATGTGTGTGCACGCGCGCGCACATGAAATAGGGGCAAAAGGGTAAAAGCAAGGGGGTTGTTGGCAGCCCACTCCTTTCCCCTCGCCTCTCCATACTTTCTTGTTTCCTTTTCATTCTTTCATTTCCAAGCTCTTCCTCTCGTTGctctccctcttttcttcttcttcttcttcttcttcttctttatcttcttctttgttccttcttcatttgcatatttttcttcctctccatttTTCTACCTACTTGGAGCTTCAAAGAGTGAGGATTTCAGCTTCAACGGAaggtttctctttttctttggttttcatTAACAAGGCAAGTTTTTCTTGcacccttttttatttaattgtgcAATCTTTTCttaactctctctttctctcccacttTCTCTATTTGATGCAAGATTTTATCTTCTTCATTGTGTTGAAACCTCTTTCGGTTAAATGGGTTTCTCTCTTCATTGGTTGTAAATTGTTAGAATTGTGGTTACATTAGGATAAGTTTCCTAATGATAAGATAAgtatttagaattttaataatatGATGGGATAAGtgattggaatttgaattagattcaaattcctaATGAGATATGCCTATCTATATTtgtgtgatacctataaataggcatagaAGTCAATGAAATAGACACAACAATTAGAATTAGTTTCTAATAGCTCATATACTATCTTCGGCATCACTATTCAAGCCTTGGATGGATAAGGGGTGGACGtataaaaaagtttttatagttttcttccatGGAGGTCGTTAGACAAATCAGATTCGATTATTTCGTTGCGATCCAAGTATTTTACATACCGTTtgcaattttattaaaagttctacagtggtatcagagctttgttTATTAATCTACACCGTTGTGGTTGACTATTTGTATTCATGGGTTTTTGTAACTTGTGATATTTTTAcgtgtaaaattattttctattcgTTGCAATACAGATATGATTGAGGTAGTCACTGACGACTGTGTTTGTCACGGCCGGTGGGCTTGCTATGCATGGGCAGCAGTGACGTTGTGTCCGACTGTCACTGCCATGGCTGATGGTTGGTCGTTTTTGGCTGTCATCGGTGACCACCATAGTCGCTGCCAGTGGGAGGTCCGATCGGAGTAGCCGATTCTTTGTGGGTGTGCTGTGGGTCGTGGCTCGTTGTCGTGAGTGAGCCATGGCTGTGGCCGAGACTTGACGACTTCCCCATGGATCGTCTTCACCATCGCCGATGGTTGGTCTCCTCCCCTCATTTCTTTTCGAATAGTAGCCTCTGTGGCCGTTGTTAAGGTAGAAAGCTAGCGGTTAGAGCTGTTGCGATGATgggtgaggaagaagatggggCGACCGACGATAATGGTGAGGAGAAGGCGGTGGCAACT from Diospyros lotus cultivar Yz01 chromosome 4, ASM1463336v1, whole genome shotgun sequence includes the following:
- the LOC127800525 gene encoding protein EPIDERMAL PATTERNING FACTOR 2-like, whose translation is MKKSNTNIIIPPFFFFFTTVAILFMVLAVAHSLRPHHYSSSTFNGKATQRGDALENPMQYSEINGGGLKEELGMELYPTGSSLPDCSHACGSCFPCKRVMVSFKCSTESCPIVYRCMCKGKYYHVPSN